From the genome of Anaerolineae bacterium:
ACCGAAATTACAGTGGAGACCCCGTCAGATACTGCGGCGCTTGGTGTCACCCGCCAGCTACCTAACCTGGAAACAGCGCTTTCCCGGCCAAACCAGCATATCGCGTACGGGCATGGCACCGATGTCGGCCAGGTCAGGACTAACAACCAGGACGCCATCCTGACCTTCTTCGCCTCGCAAGGCAATGCTGATAGCATCCCGGATTTCGGTCTGTTCATTGTTGCTGATGGCATGGGCGGGCATCACCACGGAGAAAAAGCAGCGACCATTGCGACCCAGATTCTGGCCGAACAGGTGACCCGGCAGATCTTTCTGCCAATGTTAACGCCGCGCTACGAGGAAATCTATTCCGGTCCGTCTTTCCTGACAGAAATCCTCACGAAAGCCGTTCGGGCTTCCAGTGACATTGTGTCAAAGCACGTACCGGAAGGTGGAACAACCGTCACTGCCGCTGTTGTCATTGGAGACCTCGTGCACATTGTGCATGTCGGTGACAGCCGTGCTTATCTGATCACGCGCGAGTACGGTATCGAACAAATCACCCGCGATCACTCCTTGGTGCAACGGCTGATTGAACTCGACCAGCTGACGCCGGAAGAAGCGGCGCTCCATCCGCAGAAAAACGTGCTCTATCGCGCAATTGGCCAGAGTGATAATCTGGAAGTTGACGCAGTCACGCGACGCCTTCCAGCTGATTCCTACTTGCTGTTGTGCAGTGACGGCCTGTGGAATACAGTCCCTGAAACAGTGGTTCACAGGATCATTCTGGACTCAGAAACGCCACAACACGCCTGCGATCGGCTGATTGCAACTGCAAATGAACACGGCGGCCCTGATAATATTTCTGTGATTTTGCTGCATGCCCCCGGTTAGCCTCCAGCAAGCACGTGGGGCATTGTCACCGTCATGGTAACGAGGCCAGATAGAAGCGGTTGCATCCATGAAAGCCATACGGGATTACTACGCAATCCTGGGAGTCACCCCAGACGCCGACATTGAAGCTATCCAGACTGCTTACCGGCATGCGGCGCAGCGCCTGCATCCTGACACCAACCCCAATCCCGCCGCAGCACTCCAGTTTCGGGATGTCGCTGAAGCTTACAAAGTGCTGGGTAACGAACAAAGCCGGGCCGAATACGATCGTGCCCTCAGGCAGCAGGGCGGCATCCCAACTTATTTCAGCACCTATGTCACACCCAGCCGGCGTGCCCTCAGGGTGCTGGATGAGCCACAGGTGCTCTATATCCTGGTAGAGATTGCTCCGAATCCACGTTACGCGCTTCGTGCAGAAGAGGGCGCGCCGCTCAACCTCGCTCTGGTAGTAGACCGAAGCACATCGATGAAAGGAACGCGCCTGGACAGAGTCAAACAGGCCGTCTACAGAATCATCGATACCATGCGCCCCGATGACATCCTGGCGTTGATCTCATTCAGCGACCGGGCTGAAGTTGTCTTTGAACCCACATCCGTTCAGGAAAAATCGGCATTAAAAGCGCTGGTTAGTATGATGCAGGCCAGTGGCGGCACCGAAATCTTCCAGGGTATGCAGGAAGGCGTTAGGCAGCTCCGCAGAGCCTTTGATCGCAAGCGTGTCAACCATCTCATTCTACTGACTGATGGGCAAACTTACGGCGATGAGGAAAAGTGCCTGCGCCTGGCGCACGAGATCAGCCTGGAGGGAATCTCGATCAGCGCCATGGGCATCGGCGAAGAATGGAACGACGCCTTTCTGGATGACCTGGCCTCCCGAACCGGTGGGACATCAACTTACAT
Proteins encoded in this window:
- a CDS encoding serine/threonine-protein phosphatase, yielding MNIIRRLLGHKVPPSSTSQEAQPELAEESAEPQTISIPGVGTEITVETPSDTAALGVTRQLPNLETALSRPNQHIAYGHGTDVGQVRTNNQDAILTFFASQGNADSIPDFGLFIVADGMGGHHHGEKAATIATQILAEQVTRQIFLPMLTPRYEEIYSGPSFLTEILTKAVRASSDIVSKHVPEGGTTVTAAVVIGDLVHIVHVGDSRAYLITREYGIEQITRDHSLVQRLIELDQLTPEEAALHPQKNVLYRAIGQSDNLEVDAVTRRLPADSYLLLCSDGLWNTVPETVVHRIILDSETPQHACDRLIATANEHGGPDNISVILLHAPG
- a CDS encoding VWA domain-containing protein; protein product: MKAIRDYYAILGVTPDADIEAIQTAYRHAAQRLHPDTNPNPAAALQFRDVAEAYKVLGNEQSRAEYDRALRQQGGIPTYFSTYVTPSRRALRVLDEPQVLYILVEIAPNPRYALRAEEGAPLNLALVVDRSTSMKGTRLDRVKQAVYRIIDTMRPDDILALISFSDRAEVVFEPTSVQEKSALKALVSMMQASGGTEIFQGMQEGVRQLRRAFDRKRVNHLILLTDGQTYGDEEKCLRLAHEISLEGISISAMGIGEEWNDAFLDDLASRTGGTSTYINSPAVIEQFLNKQVRSLGDAFVERLQLSVAPDADIVLEDAFKITPSAQPLPAKLPSIPLGSLESNQSIHVILQLQVPPLSEEGFRTVLRLDVTGDVLSADEVGYKVVSDLSVEVAQTAEQESPPVAIMEALGKLTLYRMQAKAQEAILRGDIFQATRQLENLATRLFENGQEALAHAALAEARRVARTTMLSEEGQKKLKYGTRALLLPAPGMDIPEQPSSQE